A genomic region of Miscanthus floridulus cultivar M001 chromosome 3, ASM1932011v1, whole genome shotgun sequence contains the following coding sequences:
- the LOC136547149 gene encoding uncharacterized protein, translating to MGRWLKPDVYPLIAAMSFVTGMCVFQLTRNVLMNPDVRVSKRHRQSAVLDNADEGQRYSQHAFRRFLSTQRPEVFPALNRFFSESNSTDK from the exons ATGGGCCGTTGGTTGAAGCCAGAT GTGTACCCGCTGATCGCGGCcatgtcgttcgtgacggggatGTGCGTGTTCCAGCTGACACGGAACGTGCTGATGAACCCGGACGTGCGGGTGAGCAAGCGCCACCGCCAGAGCGCCGTGCTGGACAACGCCGACGAGGGCCAGCGCTACAGCCAGCACGCCTTCCGCCGCTTCCTCAGCACGCAGCGCCCGGAGGTCTTCCCCGCTCTCAACCGCTTCTTCTCCGAGTCCAACTCCACCGACAAGTGA